A window of Kiritimatiellaceae bacterium contains these coding sequences:
- a CDS encoding PEP-CTERM sorting domain-containing protein (PEP-CTERM proteins occur, often in large numbers, in the proteomes of bacteria that also encode an exosortase, a predicted intramembrane cysteine proteinase. The presence of a PEP-CTERM domain at a protein's C-terminus predicts cleavage within the sorting domain, followed by covalent anchoring to some some component of the (usually Gram-negative) cell surface. Many PEP-CTERM proteins exhibit an unusual sequence composition that includes large numbers of potential glycosylation sites. Expression of one such protein has been shown restore the ability of a bacterium to form floc, a type of biofilm.), with protein sequence MKWIKIIMVGACVLAAVGVSYGGILYQQDFQSYSNGATGFIGSGNGWTGTGMTSGQTNSIGGVGSLFTANTPSLRSLYVNDNITTNPLNQTLIYSSTNSGATSISNNGNVKISFDFNIRSNGAPGSAGVTPTFDLRAGNAWVATLNLGGTTNRYFQNFVTNASSISSVSVSTANWYRIEMTIGDLSTATDTYNLKVWQAAPAGGYNQAGTLVVDLTNVAMRVNASYFDGFDFRTQSTNTASLYNIDNISVVTIPEPATIGMLVFGAGGLVLIRRQLAGR encoded by the coding sequence ATGAAATGGATCAAAATAATCATGGTGGGTGCATGTGTGCTCGCAGCAGTCGGAGTCTCTTACGGAGGTATATTGTACCAACAAGACTTCCAGAGTTACTCAAACGGAGCTACCGGCTTCATCGGCAGTGGAAACGGCTGGACAGGCACAGGCATGACTTCAGGCCAGACCAACAGTATTGGCGGTGTCGGGTCTCTTTTCACAGCAAACACCCCTTCTCTGAGATCCTTGTATGTAAATGACAACATTACCACTAATCCTCTGAATCAGACGCTGATATACAGTTCAACGAACAGCGGCGCAACGTCGATATCCAATAACGGGAACGTAAAAATCTCGTTTGATTTTAACATAAGATCAAATGGAGCCCCTGGTTCGGCGGGCGTGACTCCCACGTTTGATCTTCGCGCGGGGAATGCGTGGGTTGCAACGCTGAATCTGGGCGGTACGACCAACCGTTATTTTCAAAATTTTGTTACCAACGCGTCCTCTATTAGTAGCGTTAGTGTCAGCACGGCCAACTGGTATCGCATAGAGATGACAATCGGCGATCTCAGCACGGCGACTGACACCTATAACTTGAAGGTGTGGCAAGCGGCACCGGCGGGCGGCTATAATCAAGCCGGTACCTTGGTGGTCGATCTTACTAATGTGGCGATGCGGGTTAATGCCTCCTATTTTGACGGGTTTGACTTCAGAACGCAGTCGACCAATACGGCATCTCTTTATAACATCGACAATATATCCGTCGTGACCATCCCTGAACCGGCTACAATCGGGATGCTGGTTTTTGGCGCGGGAGGGTTGGTGCTCATCCGCCGCCAGCTTGCCGGTCGGTAA
- a CDS encoding DNRLRE domain-containing protein, protein MLGLLLLLQGTETSVYVSPAGSDANNGTAEQPVASVQVGLDKAAALSQRTVTVVLKDGCYRISNPLFFGAQHSGIILKAEHTGNAVISGGPEIAGWQQVSNGLWSATVPAGMDFGQLFINGERKTRARTPNEGWYHGARAYNPAKVTDTNYRENYNRFYFKAGQLDGVPSPSDITNIYMTVFHAWTTSLHAITHVDYTTNLVYLAADTYHPITRFTSDIRFIIENYRAALDAPGEWYLDKSAGKVYYILEEGETITNAVAPAVSNLLLFAGTVGQPVTHVAVKGIVFEHCGWDIPRTNSADGQLGRSMRSYAVHGDYLQEAAITDCVFRHVGADAVWLEDGCRDVLIQKNHFYDIGGSALKAGTMSYPDPVPSAELTQRITVDNNLIHDCGRVFRGGCGIGILNSANNVVSHNEISDQDYTGISVGWGWSTTAGSSSNNLIAYNRIGYIGRNVLSDLAGIYLVNKSPGTVVRNNIIHDVTCYEYGGEGLYADAYGCDMLFESNLVYRAESVGLMRNMGWDNTARNNIFAYCGYLYQSGLAGTNTPSGHTNFYINCNISYCNGTNQFYRAVDATHPVQMDYNLYWNTPTNILFGSNTFTQWKAAGHDVHSRLADPLFVNPLTDDFTLPTNSPAFSLGFQAINYAAAGLYGEAAWTGLVKTLEHTFPVVSVESGYIAADQPDTTYAGATYNGRCLWNGTGTFKRVIYYRFNLPANVPVAISAALKLGITTNCSEGNSYSIVAITNEAAETGWTENTLTWNNAPAHNASSVPSQAWNPAANPNPFVPADTALAASVTVPAGTLSQTAFSIPLNAKGLAMINQDTDHSVTFMVVVNDRSTNAPGFYLSNTAYEDSRPELVLIHRTAL, encoded by the coding sequence ATGCTGGGATTACTCCTGTTGTTACAGGGCACGGAAACCAGCGTGTATGTTTCTCCCGCCGGGAGCGATGCGAATAACGGCACGGCGGAGCAGCCGGTGGCCTCCGTTCAGGTTGGGCTGGACAAAGCCGCTGCGCTGTCTCAACGCACGGTCACCGTCGTACTGAAAGACGGGTGCTACCGGATCAGCAACCCGCTCTTTTTCGGAGCGCAGCATTCCGGGATTATCCTGAAAGCGGAACATACGGGGAATGCCGTGATCAGCGGCGGTCCGGAGATCGCCGGATGGCAGCAGGTGTCCAACGGGCTGTGGAGCGCGACAGTTCCGGCGGGGATGGATTTCGGACAACTGTTTATCAACGGGGAGCGTAAAACGCGCGCCCGCACGCCGAACGAAGGCTGGTATCATGGCGCTCGCGCATATAACCCGGCTAAGGTTACGGATACGAATTACCGGGAAAATTACAACCGCTTTTATTTCAAAGCGGGTCAGCTTGACGGGGTGCCTTCGCCTTCTGATATCACGAATATTTATATGACTGTTTTTCATGCCTGGACCACCTCTTTGCACGCGATCACCCATGTGGACTATACGACCAATCTGGTTTATTTGGCGGCAGACACCTATCATCCGATCACCCGTTTTACATCGGATATCCGGTTCATTATCGAAAACTACCGCGCCGCTTTGGATGCTCCGGGCGAGTGGTATTTGGATAAGTCGGCCGGCAAGGTCTATTACATACTGGAAGAGGGGGAGACGATTACAAACGCCGTTGCTCCGGCAGTCAGCAATCTGCTGCTGTTTGCCGGAACGGTTGGCCAGCCCGTGACCCATGTGGCCGTAAAAGGGATTGTGTTTGAACATTGCGGCTGGGATATACCGCGTACCAACTCAGCAGATGGCCAGTTGGGCCGCAGTATGCGCTCCTATGCGGTGCACGGTGATTATCTGCAAGAGGCAGCCATCACGGACTGTGTTTTCAGGCATGTTGGTGCCGATGCCGTCTGGCTGGAGGACGGCTGCCGGGATGTACTGATTCAAAAGAATCACTTTTATGACATCGGCGGCTCCGCTCTGAAGGCGGGAACGATGTCCTATCCGGATCCGGTTCCGAGCGCCGAACTGACACAGCGGATTACGGTGGATAACAACCTGATCCACGATTGCGGACGTGTTTTCCGCGGCGGCTGCGGGATCGGGATTTTAAACAGTGCGAACAATGTGGTTTCGCACAATGAAATTTCCGATCAGGACTACACCGGCATATCGGTCGGCTGGGGATGGAGCACGACGGCCGGTTCTTCCTCTAACAACCTGATTGCATATAACCGTATCGGTTATATCGGGCGGAATGTGCTGAGTGATCTGGCGGGCATTTATCTGGTGAATAAGTCGCCGGGAACAGTGGTTCGCAACAACATCATTCACGACGTGACCTGTTACGAGTATGGAGGAGAAGGTCTTTATGCCGACGCGTACGGCTGCGACATGCTGTTTGAAAGCAATCTGGTGTACCGGGCTGAATCGGTGGGGCTGATGCGGAATATGGGGTGGGACAACACGGCACGGAATAATATTTTTGCTTACTGCGGCTATCTTTACCAGTCTGGACTGGCCGGCACGAATACTCCGTCCGGACACACCAACTTCTACATCAACTGCAATATCAGCTACTGCAACGGGACAAATCAGTTTTATCGCGCCGTGGACGCCACTCATCCTGTGCAGATGGACTACAACCTGTATTGGAATACGCCGACCAACATCCTGTTTGGATCCAATACATTTACGCAGTGGAAGGCGGCAGGGCACGACGTGCATTCCCGGCTGGCCGATCCTCTGTTTGTAAACCCGCTTACGGATGATTTTACTCTTCCGACCAATTCGCCGGCGTTTTCTCTGGGATTCCAGGCCATTAATTATGCCGCCGCCGGACTTTACGGAGAGGCGGCCTGGACGGGACTGGTGAAGACCCTTGAGCATACCTTTCCGGTTGTATCCGTTGAATCGGGTTACATTGCCGCAGATCAGCCGGACACCACCTATGCTGGCGCCACCTATAATGGCAGATGTTTATGGAATGGGACCGGGACTTTCAAGAGGGTTATTTACTATCGGTTTAACCTGCCGGCCAATGTTCCCGTAGCGATTTCGGCCGCGCTCAAGCTGGGTATTACCACCAATTGTTCTGAGGGCAACAGCTACAGCATTGTGGCGATCACTAATGAGGCGGCGGAGACCGGCTGGACAGAAAACACGCTGACGTGGAACAATGCGCCGGCGCACAATGCGAGTAGCGTCCCGTCGCAGGCATGGAATCCGGCAGCCAATCCGAATCCGTTTGTGCCAGCCGACACCGCGCTCGCCGCATCGGTTACGGTTCCGGCGGGAACCCTGTCTCAGACCGCCTTCAGTATTCCTTTGAATGCCAAGGGACTGGCGATGATCAATCAGGATACGGATCACAGCGTTACCTTTATGGTTGTCGTCAATGATCGTTCGACCAATGCCCCCGGTTTTTATCTGAGCAATACAGCGTATGAGGACTCCCGGCCTGAACTGGTGCTGATTCACCGGACGGCTCTGTAA